In the genome of Amblyraja radiata isolate CabotCenter1 unplaced genomic scaffold, sAmbRad1.1.pri S31, whole genome shotgun sequence, one region contains:
- the LOC116969367 gene encoding zinc finger protein 229-like produces the protein MESTRTGREKRYECDVCGKAWQFPSQLETHLRVHTGERPFNCSECDKSFKKANALVTHRQVHTGEKPYDCSTCGKSFTQLSGLWEHQRVHSSERPFTCSDCGKGFKSSKHLKVHRRLHTGERPSTCSDEGFTQSSGLLKHQRSHTGERPYTCVQCGKGFTRSTRLLEHQCTHTGERPYICAQCGKGFTQSGSLLEHQRSHTVERPYTCAQCGKGFTQSTRLQLHQRTHTGEQPYTCGQCGKGFISSSSLLKHQRTHNDECPYTCAQCGKGFTQSGSLLEHQRTHTGERPYTCVLCDRGFTQSTNLQLHQRTHTGERPYTCAQCGKGFFCCSSLLEHQRTHTREWPYTCAQCGKGFTCSSRLLSHQRMHTGNRPVPSLVCGERFAMGSDALSHQHVHTSGQTYNYPYCGEAFDSLRGLTQHQQTHTGEQLLPL, from the coding sequence CACAccggagaacgccccttcaactgctCAGAGTGCGACAAGAGTTTCAAGAAGGCAAATGCCCTGGTGACCCACCGGcaagtgcacacgggcgagaagccctatgactgctccacatgcggcaagagctttacccagttgtcggggctgtgggagcaccagcgggtgcacagcagtgagcggccgttcacctgctctgactgcggcaaaggcttcaagtcgtccaagcacctgaaggtgcacaggcggctgcataccggggagcggccctccaCCTGCAGCGACGAGGGCTTTACCCAATCCAGcggcctgctgaagcaccagcgctcccacacaggcgagcgtccctacacctgtgttcagtgcggcaagggcttcaccagatcCACCAGGCTGCTAGAGCACCagtgcacccacaccggcgagcgcccctacatctgtgcccagtgtggcaagggcttcacccaatctggcagcctgctggagcaccagcgctcccacaccgttgagcgtccctacacctgcgcccagtgcggcaagggcttcacccagtccacccGTCTGCAGCTGCACCAGCGAACACACACCGGGGAGCAGCCCTACACCTGcggccagtgcggcaagggcttcatctcctccagcagcctgctaaagcaccagcgcacccacaacgACGagtgcccctacacctgtgctcagtgcggcaaaggcttcacccaATCTggcagcctgctggagcaccagcgcacccacaccggtgagcgtccctacacctgtgtcCTATGCGAcaggggcttcacccagtccaccaACCTGCAGCTGCACCAGCGAACACACacgggggagcggccctacacctgcgcccagtgcggcaagggcttcttcTGCTGcagcagcctgctggagcaccagcgcacccacacaagGGAGTGGCCCTACacgtgcgcccagtgcggcaagggcttcacctgctcctccaGGCTACTGTCCCACCAGCGAATGCACACCGgcaaccgtcccgtccccagcctggtgtgtggagagcgctttgccatgggctCCGACGccttgtctcaccagcacgtgcacaccagtggccagaccTACAActacccgtactgtggtgaggcgtttgacagcttGCGGGGATTGACGCAGCACCAGCAGACTCacaccggcgagcagctgctcccactgtga